Within the Magnetospirillum sp. ME-1 genome, the region TGGCCGCCCGTTCCCAGGTGCTGCAGATGATCCGCCATCTGGCCGGCGACAAATCGGTGCTGGTGCGCGAATGGGGGCGTTTTTGCGAGACCGATGCCGAGGTGGATGCGGTGATCCGCCGTCTCGACGCCAATCGCCGCATGATCGACGCCCTGGCCGAGCGGATGGGGTTCAAGGCGCTGTTCGTGCAGCAGCCGGTCCCCACCTATTCCTATGACAACCGCAAGCGCCCCTTTCCGGTCAAGGAGGAGGCGCTGGGCTACCACATGAACGCGGCGCGCGGCTATCCCCGCATGGCCGACATGAAGGCTGCCGGGCAATTGTGGGACCGGGGCCTGCTGTGGCTGGCGGAACTGGAGCCCGCCGAGGGCAACGCCTATATCGACGCCGTCCATTACTCCCCGGCCTTCAGCAAGGCCATCGGCGAACGCATCGCCTCGGTGCTGGTCGATGGCGGGATGCTGTCGGGAAAATAACCCTGGGTAGCGTTTCGCGCCGCAGCACTTCCGCAACATAAATTATCGCTCCGGTGCATCGGTGCCCTGCAATTCCTTTTGTTGCACACACCGGCCGAGGCGGACAGAATGGCGGCCACAATCGGGGGCGGGAGACTTGCGGTGCAAAGATCGCCGCAAGGGTCGTCGATCAAGATAACGTCTGGGAGGACGCATGGTTTCGGCCAAGCCGGGCAAGACCATTGCCGCAACGGCTCCGGCGGGTGGGGCCGGGGCGTGGGATGACGCCGCTTTCCGTTGGAACGACGCGCTGGCCGAACTGGCCGGGGCGCCGGACGCGCCGCTGAATATCGGCGCGGTCTGCTCCGATCGCCAGGTGAGCCTGGGCCGGGGAGAGCGGATCGCCGTCCGCTGGCTGGGCCGCCGCCAGGGCAGCCGCGACGTCACCTATGGCCAACTGGCCGACCAATCGGGACGATTCGCCCGCGTGCTGGCCGATCTGGGCCTCGAGCCCGGCGAGACGGTGGCGGTGCTGCTGGGCCGCGTTCCCGAACTTTACGGCGCGGCGCTGGGCATCTGGAAGGCCGGCGGGGTCTATTGCCCGCTGTTCGCCGCCTTCGGTCCCGGCCCGGTCAAGGCGCGCCTGGAATTGGGCAAGGCCGCCATCCTGATCACCTCCGACGAATTGTATGCCCGCAAGGTGGCGTCGTCGCGGGCCGCGCTCCCCAATCTGCGGCACGTCCTGCTGGTCGGCGAGGACGGCGGTGTCCCGTCCATGCCGCCGGGCTGTTCCGACCTGCTGGCCCTGGCCGGGGCCGCCCGGCCCATGACGGCGGTGGCGACCCGGCCCGACGCGCCCGCCTTCCTGCACTTCACCAGCGGCACCACCGGTACGCCCAAGGGCGTGCTGCACCCCCATCGGGCGGTGCTGGCCCATCTGGTCACCGGGCGCAAGGTGTTCGGCCTGTCCGAGTCCGACGTGTTCTGGTGCACCGCCGATCCCGGCTGGGTGACCAGCACGTCGTACGGCATCATCGCGCCGCTGGTGTGCGGCGCCGCCCTGATCGCCGACGAGTCCGAACAGGAGCCCCGGCGCTGGTACGGCATCCTGCACGACGAGAAGGTGACCGCCTGGTACACCACGCCCACCGCCATCCGCACCATGATGCGCTATGGCGCGGCCCTGGCCCGTTCGTACCGCGAGAATTCGCTGCGCGTGGCGGCCAGCGTGGGCGAGCCCCTGAACGCCGAGGCGGTGATGTGGGGGCAGAAGGCGCTGGGCGTGCCCTTCCTCGACACCTGGTGGCAGACCGAGACCGGCGCCATCACCATCGCCAACGGTCCCGGCACCGACCGGCGGCCGGGCAGCATGGGCCGGCCTTTGCCCGGCGTCGAGGCGGTGATCATGCGCTGCGAGGGCGGCACGCCCAAGCAGGTGGACGCCGTCGACGCGGTGGGCGAACTGGCCATCCGCACCTGCTGGCCCTCCATGTTCTCCGGCGCGCTGGGCGAGGAGACGCGCTACGGCGATTGCTTCCGCGACGGCTGGTACTTCACCGGCGATCTGGTCAAGCGCGACAAGGACGGCTTCATCTGGTTCGTGGGCCGCGCCGACGACATGATCAAGTGCGGCGGCCTGCAGATCGGCCCCTTCGAGGTGGAAGGCAGCCTGATGGACCATCCGGCGGTGGCCGAGATCGGCGTGGTGGGCAAGCCCGACATGCTGGTGCGCGAAGTGCCGGTGGCCTTCGTCTCGCTCAATCCCGGCTTCGAGGCGGGCGACGCGCTCAGGGCCGAGCTGCTGTCCTATGCCCGCCAGGAACTGGGGGCGGGCATGGCGCCGCGCGAGATCCATTTCGTCGAGGAATTGCCCAAGACCAATTCGGGCAAGATCATGCGCCGGGTGCTGAAGGCCAAGGCCATGGGAGAGCCGGAAGGGGGCGACATCCTGTCCACCCTGCCGCCTTGTCCGGGGCGTTACGACGACGAGTGAGTAAAAGAAAACGGGGCCGAAAGGCCCCGTTTCAGTGACTCTGCCTGTCATGCTGAGCGACGGCGAAGCATCTTTCATCATCCGGCGGCCGGTTGGGCCTGAAAGATCCTTCGGTTTCACCTCAGGATGACAAGGGAGCGGTTCAGCCCCGCTTGCCGCAGGGGCAGCCCCCCGAACCGCCGCCACACCCGCCCTTGCTTTCGTCCACCAGTTCGCGGACGGTGGAGACGCACTTGCCGCAGCGCGGCTTGGAGTCGAAGTGACGGAACACCGCCTGCGGGCTGCCGGCGCCTTCGGTGACGGCGGCGCGGACCTGGCGGTCGGTAAAGCCGTGGCAGAGACAGACATACATGGGGTGCCTCCTTCCTACTGCCGGGCGCTGGAATGAATGGCGCGGGGCTCCGCGACGCTGTCCGATTCCCAGGCGATGGCTTGCAGGGTGCCGGCGCACAGGCCGAGCAACAGGGTGAAGACCAGCAGGCGAACCGAAACCATGGGACGCTCCAGGCGTGTGGGTCATGATCTGTCGCTGATGATAATCATTCGCAACGCCGATGCCAATAGTTATTTTGTGTGATTCGCAATCGCAATTGTCGGGGCTGGCATGTCCGTCCGGGATGCCGGTCCTGGCGAAGCGGCTTGGGGTGGTGTAGCTTCGGCGCTTCCGTGGCCTGAAGGGTGATCGATGACCTTCGAGCAGGGGCTGGCGTTCACCATCCTGGGCGCCACCATCTTGATGTTCGCGCTGGACAAGCTGCGCTACGACCTGGTGGCGCTGCTGTCGCTGTCGGCCGGGATTCTGGCGGGGCTGGTGCCGCCGGAAAAGGCCTTCCACGGCTTTTCCGATCCGGTGGTGGTGGTGGTGGCCGCCGCCCTGGTGGTCAGCGCCGGCATCGAGCGTTCGGGCGTTATCGAGCATCTGATGAAGCCGCTGGCGGCGCTGAAATCCCCCGACGCCCTGATCTGCACCCTGGTGGCGCTGGTGATGGTGCTGTCGGCCTTCATGAAGAATATCGGGGCGCTGGCCATCTTCATTCCGCTGTCCATCCGTCTGGCGCGGGCCGGGGGCATTCCGGTGTCGCAGATCCTTATGCCGCTGTCGTTCGCCTCGCTGCTGGGCGGCGTGATGACCCTGATCGGCACCTCGCCCAACATCATTGTGTCGCGCGTCCGGCTGGAACTGACCGGCAAGCCCTTCACCATGTTCGACTTCACGCCGGTCGGGCTGGGCATCTGCCTGGCCGGCATCGGCTTCCTCGCCTTCGCCTGGAGGGTGCTGCCCAAGGACCGGCAGGGCAGCGGTTCGGGCTCGGAGTTTCGCATCGAGGATTACCTGGCCGAAGTGCGCATCGAGGCGCATTCTCCGCTGATCGGCGCCACGGTGGCCGATCTCGAGCAATTGTTCTCGGGCGGCGCGGTGACGGTGGCGGCCATCATCCGCGACCACGGCCACCGCTATGTCCCCGGCGGCCATTGGGAGTTCTCGGAAAACGACGTCCTGGTGCTCGAGGGCGACCCCATGGCCTTGAAGCCGCTGCTGGACACCGCCGGTCTGGTGCTGATGGGCGGCGGCGGTCTGGGGAGCGAGGACACCACCGTGATGGAAGCGGTGGTGATGCCCAATTCGCCGCTGGTGGGCAGTTCGGCGGTGCGAAGCGCCATGCGGCGGCGTCACGGCATCGCGCTCCTGGCCATCAGCCGGGGCGGTCGGCACATGATCGAGCGGCTGCGCCAGACCGAGTTCAAGGCCGGCGACGTGCTGGTGGTGGAAGGCAACGGCGAGGCCATGCCCGGCACCCTGGCGCAACTGGGCTGCCTGCCGCTGGGCCAGAAGGCCATGCCGCTGGCGCGCAAATCCGCCCTCCTGCCGGTGGCCATCGCCTTCGGGGCCATGCTGTCGGTGGCCCTGGGACTCATGCCGGTGGCGCCGGCCTTCTTCCTGGCGGCGGTGGCCATGATCCTGCTGGGCTGCCTGCCGCTGCGCGACGCCTACGAGGCCGTCCACTGGCCGATCATCCTTTTGCTGGGGGCGCTGATTCCCATCAGCGACGCCATGAAGAGCACCGGCGCGTCGGATCTGCTGGCCGGCTGGCTGGCCATGGCGGCCTCGCAGGTGCCGGTGCCCATGGCGCTGGGGCTGGTGCTGCTGGCCTCCATGCTGCTGGCTCCTTTCCTGCACCATGCCGCCACCGTGCTGCTGATGGGCCCGGTGGCCGCCGGCATGGCCGTGAAGATGGGGCTTGCCGTCGATCCCTTCCTGATGGCGGTGGCGCTGGGAGCGGCCAGCGACTTCCTCACCCCCATCGGCCACCAGTGCAACACCCTGGTGATGGGCGTCGGCGGCTATCGCTTCGGCGATTACTGGCGGCTGGGTCTGCCGCTCAGCGTCATCGTGCTGGTGTCGGGGACGGTGCTGATCCTGATGGTCTGGCCGATTTAAATTGACTTCCCGCCTGCAAGGGCGCAGGGTCCGCCGGTCCGGACGATTCGCGTCCGGCTTGCTCGCGGGCAGCGCGCAACGGCCGATCCCCCGACGGATCGCCTTTCGCCCCGAGCCTTCCTTCCCTTGCCCATAGCTTCCTGGCCGCGCGTCCGGGAGGAGCCAGACGAAAACCGCATTTTGCGGCGCTCGTCCCGCCGTCCGTCCCCGCCCTGTGTGGGCGCGAGGGATGACGGCCTGTTGAAGAAAGAGACCTGATGACCGTTCTGTTTTCCGAACTCGGCCTGGCCGAGCCCCTGCTGAAGGCGCTCGAGGCCGAGGGCTACACCACCCCCACCCCCATCCAGGAACAAAGCATCCCCCACCTGATCGAGGGCCGCGACGTCCTGGGCCTGGCCCAGACCGGCACCGGCAAGACGGCGAGCTTCGCCCTGCCGCTGCTCCAGCGTCTGGACGCCTTCAAGAAGCGCGCCATGCCCAAGAGCTGCCGCGTCCTGGTGCTGACCCCCACCCGCGAGCTGGCGGTGCAGGTGGGTCAGAGCTTCAAGACCTATGGCTGCCATTACCGGCTGCGCCACGCGCTGGTGTTCGGCGGCGTCGGCATGGTGCCGCAGATCAAGACCATGGCCGGCGGCGTCGATGTGCTGGTGGCCACCCCCGGCCGCCTGCTCGACCTGATCGATCAGGGCGCCATCCGCCTGGATTCGGTCGAGGCGCTGGTGCTGGACGAGGCCGACCGCATGCTCGACATGGGCTTCATCCAGCCCATCCGCAAGATCGTCGCCATGGTGCCCAAGCAGCGCCAGACCGTGCTGTTCTCGGCCACCATGCCCGAATCCATCGTCGGCCTGGCCAATTCGGTGCTGCACACCCCCGTGCGCGTCGAGGTGACCCCGGTTTCCTCCA harbors:
- a CDS encoding AMP-binding protein produces the protein MVSAKPGKTIAATAPAGGAGAWDDAAFRWNDALAELAGAPDAPLNIGAVCSDRQVSLGRGERIAVRWLGRRQGSRDVTYGQLADQSGRFARVLADLGLEPGETVAVLLGRVPELYGAALGIWKAGGVYCPLFAAFGPGPVKARLELGKAAILITSDELYARKVASSRAALPNLRHVLLVGEDGGVPSMPPGCSDLLALAGAARPMTAVATRPDAPAFLHFTSGTTGTPKGVLHPHRAVLAHLVTGRKVFGLSESDVFWCTADPGWVTSTSYGIIAPLVCGAALIADESEQEPRRWYGILHDEKVTAWYTTPTAIRTMMRYGAALARSYRENSLRVAASVGEPLNAEAVMWGQKALGVPFLDTWWQTETGAITIANGPGTDRRPGSMGRPLPGVEAVIMRCEGGTPKQVDAVDAVGELAIRTCWPSMFSGALGEETRYGDCFRDGWYFTGDLVKRDKDGFIWFVGRADDMIKCGGLQIGPFEVEGSLMDHPAVAEIGVVGKPDMLVREVPVAFVSLNPGFEAGDALRAELLSYARQELGAGMAPREIHFVEELPKTNSGKIMRRVLKAKAMGEPEGGDILSTLPPCPGRYDDE
- a CDS encoding (2Fe-2S)-binding protein, yielding MYVCLCHGFTDRQVRAAVTEGAGSPQAVFRHFDSKPRCGKCVSTVRELVDESKGGCGGGSGGCPCGKRG
- a CDS encoding SLC13 family permease: MTFEQGLAFTILGATILMFALDKLRYDLVALLSLSAGILAGLVPPEKAFHGFSDPVVVVVAAALVVSAGIERSGVIEHLMKPLAALKSPDALICTLVALVMVLSAFMKNIGALAIFIPLSIRLARAGGIPVSQILMPLSFASLLGGVMTLIGTSPNIIVSRVRLELTGKPFTMFDFTPVGLGICLAGIGFLAFAWRVLPKDRQGSGSGSEFRIEDYLAEVRIEAHSPLIGATVADLEQLFSGGAVTVAAIIRDHGHRYVPGGHWEFSENDVLVLEGDPMALKPLLDTAGLVLMGGGGLGSEDTTVMEAVVMPNSPLVGSSAVRSAMRRRHGIALLAISRGGRHMIERLRQTEFKAGDVLVVEGNGEAMPGTLAQLGCLPLGQKAMPLARKSALLPVAIAFGAMLSVALGLMPVAPAFFLAAVAMILLGCLPLRDAYEAVHWPIILLLGALIPISDAMKSTGASDLLAGWLAMAASQVPVPMALGLVLLASMLLAPFLHHAATVLLMGPVAAGMAVKMGLAVDPFLMAVALGAASDFLTPIGHQCNTLVMGVGGYRFGDYWRLGLPLSVIVLVSGTVLILMVWPI